In Candidatus Desulforudis audaxviator MP104C, a genomic segment contains:
- the ilvN gene encoding acetolactate synthase small subunit, whose product MRSTYSVLVENNPGVLARVAGLFSRRGYNIDSLSVSRTDDPTVSRMTIVVEGEKVVLEQVTKQLRKLVDVIRVRDITDEPHVDRELVLIKVNADSGTRGDIMQIVEIFRGRIVDVGEYTSIVEVTGDEGKINAIENALKPFGIIELVRTGKVAMQRGTRTVLVED is encoded by the coding sequence ATGCGCAGCACTTATTCGGTCCTGGTCGAAAACAATCCGGGGGTCCTGGCGCGGGTGGCTGGCCTTTTCAGCCGGCGGGGGTACAACATCGACAGCCTCTCGGTCAGCCGCACCGATGACCCTACCGTTTCCCGCATGACCATCGTCGTCGAGGGCGAGAAGGTCGTGCTGGAGCAGGTGACCAAGCAACTGCGCAAGCTGGTGGACGTCATCCGGGTGCGGGACATTACCGACGAACCCCACGTGGACCGGGAGCTGGTGCTGATCAAGGTGAACGCTGACTCCGGCACCCGCGGGGACATCATGCAGATCGTCGAGATCTTCCGGGGCCGCATCGTGGACGTGGGCGAGTACACCAGCATCGTCGAGGTGACCGGGGACGAGGGCAAGATCAACGCCATCGAGAACGCCTTGAAACCCTTCGGGATCATCGAACTGGTGCGCACCGGCAAGGTCGCCATGCAGCGGGGGACCCGGACCGTGCTGGTGGAAGACTAG